The Xyrauchen texanus isolate HMW12.3.18 chromosome 13, RBS_HiC_50CHRs, whole genome shotgun sequence genome contains the following window.
CTCAAGGAAGGTCATCATGTTCTCAAGATGCCAAAGTTGTTGGAACGAAAGGTTATTTGTGTCGAGCATCTCTTTGAGTGAAGCAAACTCTTTGGGAAGATACTGCCTCAAGTTAGTCTTCCCATCCAGTTGCAAACTAAGGGCTTCTTGTTGATGCCTGTTAACAGCAGGCTCGCCATTGATCTTCTCCTTTACCATCTCAATCGCTGACAGGCTGCGGTTGATATGAGCACCATACCGCAGGTTTCTACGGATTGGAGTGCGACACCTGGGACAATCCTTAAGCCGGATCGCCCTTTGATCCAATTCCGCACCTTGAGCTTCATCCATATCCATGTAAGTGTCCATTCCTGTGGACTCAAACAGGTGCTTACAGTCCTCTAACTGGATGAAGCGAGCATCCGGTTCATCTTCATTGCCAAAGAAGATCTCCGTTACATCATCTGGATGGCAAACGCGACACTTGTCTGGACATGGGTCTCCACATAGACCTATGCAGGGGTGTCCGCAAGGTAAGATTTTGGAACAGGGAACAGAACAAGGGGGTCTGTCGCATGGCTCATGACACAGCTTGGTACAGCGTTGGTGCGGACACTGCCATGCGCAGGGTTCAGCGCATGGGGCACAAGACTGACCACACATCTTCTTGCAGACACTGTGGATACAACGGTTCTCGCACGGTTGGGAACATGGTGGACAATTTCTTACACAGGGCTCCCGACACAAATGAGAACACACAAGGTTTTGCTTGCATTTATGGGTGCATCCTTTGTGGAGGCGACCTTGATAGCATCCGTGACAAGTCCCGGGGCAGGGATGGCCACATTTCAGCATAGTACCACACCTCATCCTGCAATGTGGCTCCTTCTTTGAATCCCTGGAAACATGGCATGATTCTTCTTGCATGTGACCACATTTCAGCTTCATGGAAACTTTCTCCATGCACCGAGCAGTGCAAGGTTCTCCACAAGGTGCCTTGCAGGGGTGTCCGCATGCGAGGGACTTTTGGCAATGCTCCTGGCACACAAAGTCAGCTGGGTCTTGGTGGCATGGTACATTCTGGTTGTGCTGACATGACGGTATTATCTTTTCTATGCGTACCTGGCATGGACCACAGTTCTGGTAGCAGCGGCGTGGACATTTGTGCCCGAGTTCACACAGCTCCTTGATGCAGGCCTTGGTGCACTTGTACTGCTTGTGGTCCGCATCGTAAGGGTGGCACATACGGGTACACACATGGCCACATTCCAGGCGAAATTCACAGGGCTGATCGCAACCACCCTCAGGGACGCACTTGAAATCGTCAGCATTTGAAACATGGGCTTGCTTCTCAGGATGGTTTTGACAGCTCAATATTAATGCACGACCCACTTGATCATTTTCTCTTAGACATTGAAGGATGTTGCTCCACAGCGTTACTTTGCTGAGCATCTCCATATTTCCAATGCAATAGAGACCCATTTTAGCACGAGAGAGGGCTACGCAAACACGGTTTGAGATGTTCAGGAAACCGACCCTACCCTCGCGGTTGCTGCGCACTAGAGACAATATGACAATGTCGTTCTCTTCGCCTTGATATTTGTCAACTACATGGACTTTGACTCCAGTAAACTGAGCAGAGGGCATGAGCTTTCGCAGACAGTGAAGCTGTCCGGTGTAAGTCGTTAGAATGGTGATCTGAGAAGACTTGTAGTCTTGACGCAGCAGGTAGCGGCAAAGCGCAACCACAAAATTAGCCTCGTGAATGTTTTGATGGCTTCGCCCATCCTTAATCTCCTCTTCAAGATGAGGATGATCCACGAAAAAGAGATTTGTTAAAAGCCCCTGTAGAACAAACGTTGCACAGATTTTAGATCAaagtaaacaaattattttttagcAAACCGTGATCATTTGCAGCCAGGTCTGATGTTATATTAAAGTAAGTGGCACcgttaattaaagggatagtccacccaaaaaatagaaatgaaaacatttgggggtgaaatatcccttgaaggctgtggcagggcggagggcggggccgggtcgtgatcctacacactcggtcccgtattaggctaatcaagtctccgagagggataaagatcctctgcagtcgacctttatccctctcggaggcttgattagcctaatacgggaccgggtgtgtaggatcacgacctggccccaccctccgccctgccacaaaggcTTTTAAACAATGAATTACCTTAACATTGTCATACTCATGCACAGAAGGGTGGTTTTCAAGTTCTGCGTAGATATGAGGAGTCAAGAGTCGAGCAATGCTTGGCCTCATGCGATGCTAGAAGtatacaccaaaaataaaaacagcaagaTTACCTTTTTAATAAGCAAGATGCAGTTATTTTATAGTTCAATGGCTGGTGTGATGGTGCACGAACTAACCTGGTAGTTGAGTTTTACAAATGGGAAGTTCACTTTGACAAGCCTCTCGAACATGGAAACCTCCAGATTGAAATTCCTGGCCAGATCGTACACTGTTGCGCTAGGCCTCAGCTGTGCAGGTTTACATGCATAAAGATAAATATACCATGAATCACAAATAcactgtgaataaatgtgtttttgttcatggaTCTGTCTGAGGTATAAGGAGAAAAATGGATCCCGTTCACATTTTCGGGTTGGGAATGCAAATGTAAACTATAGCGGGGTTAACTTATCTAGCGGTGAccatgcactatatttcaagtcgtCTATTTTTGGACCTCAATAGCCCCCATTTTTCTTTACGCTGTACCTGTTGGTGATCTCCGATCAGGATGAGGTGTTGACAGGCTCGACTGAGTGTGGTGATGGTGTGGGCCTCCAGCACCTCCGCTGCCTCCTCCACAATCACCAGTCTGGGTCGCAGCTCCTGCAGAGCTTGTCTGTATTTCGCTGCTCCTGTGGTCGTCATACCGACGACCCGAGCTTTTCGTAGCACACAAAGGTCCTCATGACGCCGGATTTCATTGAGTCGCTCAGCTGCATCCTGGAAGACCTGCTCAGCTTGGAGAGTTTTCGTACGGAGATCAGTGCGATACCGCAACACCCAGAGACTGAAGAAGAGAAAATGTGAAAGTTCATACAATTATGAATGTTTGGCTGACGAGTCATTCACTTTAGTTAATTTGGGCTAACATCACAGTTTcagtacaaatgtatttattattatttgactgcttttttgttttattttatttattgtttattttgtaaattaaCATCAAGAACGattttgtgattgttttttaaataatagggTTTTCTTTAAAAAGACAGACACTGCTGTTTTCTGGGACATGCATCACACCAATTGGGTGACACTAAAGGTGAATtgggcaacaacaacaaaaatatataatgcaaataatttcTATGAAATATTGCAATGAAATTAGATCTCTGTTCAAGAGTGATGACAGGCACATTGAACACTGGTTAAATGCAGGCGCTGCTAATTCATATGTaaaataaagaacatttaaaaaatacaacaaataaacattttcattaaagcaGTGTTGCAGAGtgctaaaaatctttaaaaaaggtCAAAACTCATAGAACTCCGTCCTAAAGTCTCTTGACAGaggacattaaaataaaaaataaatatataaataaataaataaataaaatatatatatatatatatatatataaataaataaaaacataaaaaaataaataaataaaaacaaaaaaaaaatataaataaataaaaaacacaaaaaaatatataaataaatttaaaaaacataaaaataaagaatatatatatataaataaataaaaaacattaaaaatatatatatataaataaaacacataaataaattaaaaaacacattaaaaaatatatataaataaaaaacataaataaataaaaaaaacattaaaaaaatatataaataaaaaacatatatatatatatatatatatatatatatatatatatatatatatatatatatatatatattaacaattaAAGTCCGTTTTTTTATGGcctagacagtatatatatattgacattaaacaaaatgaaattgctaataatagtaataataaaccTAATAATCTGGCTATGTCAAATAATCACAAGAAGATCAGATAATCCCAATCAGGTGATTCTTTATAAATTATGACAGCTCTAATCAGATCTAGcggtcatatactgtatgttacatcAGAGATCACCTTTAATCCTGTATTAAACATGTCAGGTTGACATAATTTGACAGAAAATACAGGTTATGTAATTCACCGTTGCTGCTTGTATAAATGTGTAGTTCAATGCTGCCATCTTGTGGAAAGTGTGTGCGCTCTCTATAGTGTAAcggaggttgtgtgtgtgtgttttggggagTATATTACCGATACAGTCTCCATCTGTCCTTCAGATCAATGTTCCACACATTACGGACACGCCTCTCCTCTTCATCACTCATGACTGACGTGTTCCTCAACTCTTTACGAATCATTTGCTTCATTCTTTTCTTCTGGTGGCCTTGCATCTGACAAAACACAACAGAGGAGcagcattaaaacattaaaagacCACAGTAACACACGCTAACAGCATAACGCCTTTAATGAAACCATAAGTATctataaatcaaaactgttaagTAATAGCAATCTCAATACACTAAAATGAAACGTATGCATGGTTACTTAGAATTATGTTTTTggtagttgatgcataacatCTAACTTTAGTAAataaatagttatttatttatttggttcgTTTGTTTTGCATCCAAATTccaataatatgtataatatctTATAGTACAGTATAGTCTAGCACAATGTAGgataatatagtatatattttgTTTAGCATCAGTTCCAATAAAATGTAGTATAGTACACAGTATATCTTTTGTTTTGCCTCCAAGCTCCAATAAAATGTGTAGTATCTTATAATATAGCAtacagtagtatagtatagtatattacaATGTAGgataatatagtatatattttgttttgcatCCAATttctagtatagtatagtataggtcTGCATTCAAGttccaataaaataaataatatagtacagtatatCTTTTGTTTTGCATCAAAGttccaataaaatgtatattattgtatcgtatattatagtatagcacagtataatatagtatagcacagtatagtatagtatagcacagtatagtatagcacagtataatatagtatagcacagtatagtatagcacagtacaatatagtatagcacagtataatatagtatagcacagtatagtatagcacagtatagtatagtatagcacagtatagtatagcacagtataatatagtatagcacagtatagtatagcacagtataatatagtatagcacagtacaatatagtatagcacagtataatatagtaaagcacagtataatatagtatagcacagtataatatagtatagcacagtatagtatagcacagtataatatagtatagcacagtataatatagtatagcacagtatagtatagcacagtataatatagtatagcacagtatagtatagcacagtatagtatagcacagtataatatagtatagcacagtatagtatagcacagtatagtatagcacagtataatatagtatagcacagtatagtatagcacagtataatatagtatagcacagtatagtatagcacagtataatatagcacagtataatatagtatagcacagtataatatagtaaagcacagtatagcacagtatagtatagcacagtatagtatagcacagtatagtatagcacagtatagtatagtatagcacagtatagtatagcacagtataatatagtaaagcacagtatagtatagcacagtatagtaAAGCACAGTATAATATAGTAAAGCACAGTAaagtatagtatagcacagtataatatagtatagcacagtatagtatagcacagtataatatagtatagcacagtataatatagtatagcacagtatagtatagcacagtatagtatagcacagtatagtatagcacagtatagtatagcacagtatagtatagcacagtatagtatagcacagtataatatagcacagtataatatagtatagcacagtatagtatagcacagtataatatagtatagcacagtataatatagtatagcacagtatagtatagcacagtatagtatagcacagtatagcacagtataatatagtatagcacagtataatatagtatagcacagtatagtatagcacagtatagtatagcacagtatagtatagcacagtataatatagtatagcacagtatagtatagcacagtataatatagtgtagcacagtatagtatagcacagtatagtatagcacagtataatatagtatagcacagtatagtatagcacagtataatatagtatagcacagtatagtatagcacagtataatatagcacagtataatatagtatagcacagtatagtatagcacagtatagtatagcacagtataatatagtatagcacagtatagtatagcacagtatagtatagcacagtatagtatagcacagtataatatagtatagcacagtataatatagtatagcacagtatagtatagcacagtatagtatagcacagtatagtatagcacagtataatatagtgtagcacagtatagtatagcacagtatagtatagcacagtataatatagtatagcacagtgtagtatagcacagtataatatagtatagcacagtatagtatagcacagtataatatagtatagcacagtataatatagtatagcacagtatagtatagcacagtatagtatagcacagtatagtatagcacagtataatatagtgtagcacagtatagtatagcacagtatagtatagcacagtataatatagtatagcacagtatagtatagcacagtacaGTATAGCACAGTACagtatagcacagtataatatagtgtagcacagtatagtatagcacagtatagcacagtataatatagtatagcacagtataatatagtatagcacagtatagtatagcacagtatagtatagcacagtatagtatagcacagtataatatagtgtagcacagtatagtatagcacagtatagtatagcacagtataatatagtatagcacagtatagtatagcacagtatagtatagcacagtacaGTATAGCACAGTAcagtatagcacagtatagtatagcacagtatagtatagcacagtataatatagtatagcacagtatagtatagcacagtatagtatagACTAGCACAGTATAATATAGACTGACAACACTATTGACAACGGCACAAGCCAGATTTGAACTCCCATAACCCACATGAGCACATAGTCACAATATTACTAATATCATTAATGTTGTTACCTGCCAGCCCTGTTCATCCGTCTGACCCTGGGGTTGACCCTGTGTTTGACCCTGGGGTTGACCCTGTGTTTGACCCTGGGGTTGTTGTGTCTCAGTGTCATCGATGTTCATAGACAGCATCATATCAGCCAGTGCtgtaatctctctctcttgatTCTTCTGCCGTTTTTGAATGTTTCCATCCCAGTGCTCAGCGTCCACCAAGATCCGCTCGGCCTGGATCAGATCCGCCTCTTCATCAATAGCTACCAGCTCTTCCTGTTCTTGTGCTGCCTCTTCATcatctgaggagagagagagagagagagtctttaTCTTTGATTTTCCCCTCCATTTCATGCATCACTTCATATACTTCATGCTATTTATTGTCTATTTTAATACttatatatgggtgtttcttcaactttgggcactttcatgtcccagaatatttattttacttatatgacgttctcattaaaaatgtattttatttatttatttttccaccagGCTTTCATCATTTATATTTGGTAGTTATCAAATGCCTTATATGCATAAAGTTTTACCGTTTTAGCCTCGTCTCAGACCCAGACTTACAATATGAAACTATATGAatccatgtttaaaactatgagactctaaacaaagagtgaaataaacaaatctaccagtgtttattatttgaaaatgatttccatccatttttgaaaaatgacaaCTGTCATGCGCAGAGTGTGGCATTATTTCCCCCACACCAAACAATTATGGCCACATAAAGTTGTGTCACATGTTagttgtgattccgcacacccggcccctaatcagctAATCAAggctcagagagggataaaggccgactggagactgaaGTGCGACAgcgagagagatttacgggcagctgtccgacacctgtgtgtttgtctttttggttagttcttcattaaaatattaattgttctggcctcctcctttcctgtaatccctttacactggtggtgaaatccgggaaggaggacggatgcaccgtagtagagtcctcgccactaccatccaccccaatggagcagccgcggcgaTCCGCCGGAGGATGGAGCGGACGAATCGCCAccgaccgcgaagggagaaggggctcctaactgactgcctggagcgctcagggccgctgccaggggcagaggagacccctaccagccactgaaacgcagcggggtatgagaccgccgaccgtgagtggtgaggggctcctggccgaccatctggagtgggagaaccgctgccagggcgGGGAgtccccttctgtttcccgagaaagtggcggggcgttccgtctgccaggggccggaagactgcctctgatccgtcaggggaggcgcggctgtcgtccgttggaggttggaggagtggctgaggaccaagctatggcgtatcggagaaccggcttgacaatataaataatattttaataaggaacttaaacaaaaagacaaacacacaggtgtcggacagctgcccgtaaatctctctctcccccactgccgtctccagttggcctttatccttctctaaggcttgattagcctgattaggggccgggtgtgcggaatctggacatccgccctgccacaatagtgtacttgttaatcaagtggacaaaagtgtcagtgaagaacaTGTTTGAGATGAAACTAAGAaaaatcaagggaaatatcaGCTGAATATTTGTATTATCCATCATTTTCATGTTAACTCTAAATCAGATATTTTACGTCATACTGAGCAATAAAAAGATGCAAAGGTTGTTGTATTGTTGTCATTGTGGTTAGACTCTCACCTGCCCCGCTGTCTGCCGTTTGTTGAAACCCCGTCAGAAAAACAGAGGATCCGATGCAAAGCCACTCGGCGATCATTGAAGACTTCTGCCCAACACTCTCAAATCCATCCCAAACCTAacacacaatcacagacacacaaaataacattaatacagtatttttatgaATAAGTGAGAGTAACCACGAATATATAAACACTATGACGAAATGCAATCAACGCCAAAGCTAGTGTGAAATATCACATCACTGAAGATGGCCAAATAATGTGAAAGAGAAGGCGAAAATCTGTTAAACAGGCAAAATGTATGGGTTTTTTCCACAAAAGAGGAACTGAACGCACTACATTTCAAAAGGAATATGCAGTATATGTGCAACATATGTAACTTCAAaacaatcattaaataaattgccattttaaatacacatttaccAAGTCCCCACATTCATAGTTTGGTGTGTAAATGTGATCGACTAACTGGTTGTTGGTGCAGGCTGTCCCAATGTCGATCACTGATGTAGTTTTCCAGGTAGTCTTCTTTTAAGACGCCACGTAAGCTGCATTCCAGCCGCGCATACTGCGTCCTTAAGAGCTCTTCTGCCTCCTTCATCTGCGTGCGGATCTGTGGACATAGAGCAGAAGCTcattaacatatttaaatataattaatatatattagaGGCAAATTAGAGACTTTCACTAAAAACAAAATACCACCACAAATCTGCATAGAATATGAGAGTATGCAAAAATACTAACAATACTAATAATAGAAGATATGCAGTGTATTTGCATAATGGAGTTGCATCATCGCATAAAGATTCGTGACAATACTTTGTCaagggtggaaagagtactgaatcTTAAATTTAGTGTGTGTAGGGTCTAAAtatcccttaatgccgacagagagtGTTACTGTTGcatataaaacatgttcaaaacaatacaaggaatgc
Protein-coding sequences here:
- the LOC127653908 gene encoding NFX1-type zinc finger-containing protein 1-like, encoding MHGHHQWGATSNVLQGARRPGGPGNASLHRRLHGGLVHSTTHTNVIQYFLPVPVNSVCSPEDQRIPQANGSRSDLRVSPQNEKLQRGRGGHGRGRGRDGTPEVRKLGYKTLEGLLEKEASEVAITLSSSSGIKTLLEDKTMRNDLVQLVCQVLCKAFQSRIDRKIVLHLVGVVKDSMFFRTILPYYVTGMMSDYMPARRDQYPQQLSNIISLISDVLNMYPSSSFQSVTMLMAVLKPAINQLRASGVDMPNTVDEDLERIQGLIDHLQEKSREGTLRSDKYSFLAADEDAPPGEEDFRTMSIYPTPEEFHLDQKPFLRPNIVAQSFPNARIYLDTHFRLLREDFVRPLREGIREILRSQRENLNGGTLKKKHFDDIRVYHDTRLVVPLCTPTGIAYKVQFDPKPLKFVRWENSKRLIYGSLVCLSMDNFETFLFATVTDRDPKLLKQGQVHLCFSSDSRVHLARVQPSHSFLMVETTAYFEAYRYVLEGLQEQDENDLPFQRYIVECNTEVYAPAYLRMEGRKYDLSTIVAEGQDKIPPFNPLTPGDWPDEETMGLDESQLQALKLALTKELAIIQGPPGTGKTYVGLKIARALLENHHAWAFGSPMLVVCYTNHALDQFLEGIHGFLKEGIVRVGGRSNSEILKPFSLRELTRMTNFRKDLPLHIRRAHHEIRTQMKEAEELLRTQYARLECSLRGVLKEDYLENYISDRHWDSLHQQPVWDGFESVGQKSSMIAEWLCIGSSVFLTGFQQTADSGADDEEAAQEQEELVAIDEEADLIQAERILVDAEHWDGNIQKRQKNQEREITALADMMLSMNIDDTETQQPQGQTQGQPQGQTQGQPQGQTDEQGWQMQGHQKKRMKQMIRKELRNTSVMSDEEERRVRNVWNIDLKDRWRLYRLWVLRYRTDLRTKTLQAEQVFQDAAERLNEIRRHEDLCVLRKARVVGMTTTGAAKYRQALQELRPRLVIVEEAAEVLEAHTITTLSRACQHLILIGDHQQLRPSATVYDLARNFNLEVSMFERLVKVNFPFVKLNYQHRMRPSIARLLTPHIYAELENHPSVHEYDNVKGLLTNLFFVDHPHLEEEIKDGRSHQNIHEANFVVALCRYLLRQDYKSSQITILTTYTGQLHCLRKLMPSAQFTGVKVHVVDKYQGEENDIVILSLVRSNREGRVGFLNISNRVCVALSRAKMGLYCIGNMEMLSKVTLWSNILQCLRENDQVGRALILSCQNHPEKQAHVSNADDFKCVPEGGCDQPCEFRLECGHVCTRMCHPYDADHKQYKCTKACIKELCELGHKCPRRCYQNCGPCQVRIEKIIPSCQHNQNVPCHQDPADFVCQEHCQKSLACGHPCKAPCGEPCTARCMEKVSMKLKCGHMQEESCHVSRDSKKEPHCRMRCGTMLKCGHPCPGTCHGCYQGRLHKGCTHKCKQNLVCSHLCREPCVRNCPPCSQPCENRCIHSVCKKMCGQSCAPCAEPCAWQCPHQRCTKLCHEPCDRPPCSVPCSKILPCGHPCIGLCGDPCPDKCRVCHPDDVTEIFFGNEDEPDARFIQLEDCKHLFESTGMDTYMDMDEAQGAELDQRAIRLKDCPRCRTPIRRNLRYGAHINRSLSAIEMVKEKINGEPAVNRHQQEALSLQLDGKTNLRQYLPKEFASLKEMLDTNNLSFQQLWHLENMMTFLESFGKLKKMEQEHMTDLTNIVVFSHKVGEGLKFLFDPTQRFSEQQVADLERELKRLFYLAELNARCKMALLKLPGIVLGAEVRQLRGVLQDTLPFTEGLEVTVKQMFTKLDTKLPRSGLGVTDEERVMILQAIGLNKGHWYKCPNGHVYAIGECGGAMQQSKCPECKASIGGANHSLVHGNAVATEMDGAQHPAWSDAANLANFDLDNL